CCATTTGTATCTCCAATCCAAAGATGGTGGAGGGAAGTGTCCCTCCGTCGGCCGCTCAGATCTAAGGAGACACACAAGtataaatgaaacatgaaacactgAGAGCAAAGAAAGTCAACAGGAAATTCATAATCAAATGTAATGATTTCTAATTagttagttttggttttgttttctggATAAACAGACACCACCGACTTTACCTCAGCTTCTAAATATCAACATTACACATAACAAAAATATCATCACGGTCATATTTCTGCAACTTCTGCTTAACTGAGCTTATACAACCTGttacatttaagaaaatatCTTACGTCTTTGTCAAAGGTCCAACaacttaaatattaaaacaagacaaattacATTTATCAGGTTGATAATTTGATTTGAGTTATGTTAAGTGACCTGTCAAATACCAGACCTCAGATCAGACAGTTTGACACCACATACACAGTAAGAtattgcatgttttattttaccttcTACTTTTCCTCTATGAACTACACAACGGCAAAATATTACACATATAAAATCCCCTCCTTCAGGTATTTTTTTATGCATCACACGAAACTTCTTTGAGAAAATCCCACTTTTAAATACTTCCTCCCTCTCAGGAAAAGTTAAATGCTTCACATAAGCTGCATATATACTTCATATCACTGAGTAGAGTCTAATGATGAATTCGGCGTACGTGTCATCCAGCTAAGAACAGATaaacatcacatacacacacacacacacatcacgtgAAGCTGTGGACTTGAACTGtgataaaactgaaaaaaagaggattgaATATTAAAGTTGATGAAGAGAATTGTTGAAATATGTCAAAGCCCTTTAAGACAAACACGGAATCATTGATTTGAGGTTTTTAAACAACAGATTCCCTGTCAGGTTCTGATcgaatcatttttaaaacatctccCTGACTCTAATAAATCATCTCACACAATAAACCGGTGCTGaggcttttttaaatgaacccTGAACTGTCCCCGGATCCGTTTCACTCACCGTGTGTTTGAAGTGTTGTTAAAAAAATCCCCAATTTAATCCTCTCTCCGGTTTCACCTcgtgtttgtgcagcagtgagTCTGTCTCACAAACAGCCGTCAGTCACAGGTGCAGGGAGCGTCTCCACCAATCAAATCACGTCAGGCTCAGCGTGGGGGAACGCCCCTTTTTGGGGAGATACGATAGATAACCCACGAAAAAAACATTGGTGAGTTTAAAACCGGGTATAATGttatatgaataaatgtgaatacaaatgaaatgtgtatttttactgcATCAGATGAAAAGAGTTGTCATACATTCAAATATGTACAAATTTAAAGGTATATGTCAGACATGGGGGGGAAGATTGATTTGTCatattgagaataaagttgatGGTGAGACTTAATTTGAAGTGTTGAGAATAAGGTCAAACTAATTCAGAGGATTTTCACTTTACTtataagaaaaagtaaaaattctATTAATTATATTGGTGATCAGTTTAAGGTCTTTGAGGAGATTTTGCTATAAACTGTGTCCGATGCTCTGACAACTCCTCTAACTGGAGTGGATGGACCAGAGGATTATATTTTATCCTCATTATTttcaacataaaaaatgtatttatgccCGACACTAATACTCCTCTGCAGATAAAGGACTGTGATCAAGAAAACGTCTTAAATGCCTGTGGATGACTGGTTTTGACTATATCCAGGTGCTGCTCTAGATAAAACAGGACAAAACAGTAAATACAGGCAGATCACTTGAAAacgtgtattttttattttttgttcccTCGGGGTGAGTTGGGACTGTTCAGGTCTGAGTGAGGAATGAAGGCAGAGTACTACATCAATCCATGACACAACTTCATTTATCACTTTAAATACCATTATGTGCAATCATGTACAACACACCAGCTCAACCTAGAAAATATTGATtgtacacaaataaaatatctcATTTCATAAATCTTCATTTTGGTGTGAGGGAGAGGAATTTCAAAGGGGCGGGTCTGGAAAATAACAAGAGTCACATTTTGTTAATATTGCTGAGTGACGGTCGAACAGACCAGGAGCTGGGAAACTGCAACTTTAGCCAAAAAGTGTcaagagagatttttttttaaaagccacaaTAAAATACACCCAGTTGACGAAAGaattcagaaaacacaagcagagaAACACATCTTAGGATCCACTTTTGATGAAATTCAATCCATTTCCCTCCATCACTTTCCTGCACCGACACTTTGGATCCGTCTGCCATGCAAATACCGAGGAgacaaggagctggaggactgGTGCTAAACACAGAATGGTACAACATTCATTGCACTGAATAATCGTCATTTGAAGGAAACTCAATTCCATGAGCTCAGAATGTCTTTTCTCTTTCGGTGTAGATCAATTCCAGATTTGGATATTCTGTGTGTTGCCTTGAACTTCATTTACTCATAAACATTAAAAGTAATTCGCAAAAATCAGAAGTTCCGACAGATTAACACATATGATGAACATAATAAATACAGTGACATAAAACATTCTGTATTACGCAGCGATTCCGTCTCTAAACTGTCAACAATTCATGATTGTTTGCTATTATCTTACTACAGCAATGTTTTAGTCACAGGAGATAAAACGAAATGTAGAATCATTAGTGTGACAATCACCATCTAGAATGAGTTTCTGTTGAAATGTTAGCGTTAGTGATCGTGGAGCTACAGGAATCTTCAGTGTGAAGAAAAGgtaaacaaacatatatatattctgaAAGGTATGATTCTAGATGAGAGCTCAACAGGATGGGCTATAAAAAACAGCTAATATGAGCATTTctttgtttgctgatatgaaaacttattttttcAGAATTAGCCATAATGAAAAGACGTTCATTTCTGATTATATTttacgcaaaaaaaaaagggttaatTTTCAAGTTTAGGTTCAACATATTTGGTTGTAATTGTAATatagtttatggttaaactgtaaaatatcaagcctcaattacatttatttatatcacaaTTTTTACACCACAATTAGCAGGTatacacaggtttttaaatgcTGGTAAACCCCTTTAATTGCCAATAAaaggagtttgtctttgtttcttttcccccAGTGCGTCATGTTCTAATGTCAGTTCACCCTGGTGTCACATTTCAGTCACTGCCGATCAGAGCCGATTAAAACCTGAGTcgactgcagagtcatttgagcCGGGAGTAAAGGCCGATTAAATCCATATTCATAGTGAGTGTAACTGTGGAAAATGGGCTTTAATTGAGTTTGATAtcaacatcttaggaatcaccGCTAAGTTttgtaaacatatatatatatatatatttatatagaccCAATCAATATATTagtattggaaatgttttacttccTAACATAGGCATTGACATTTGCCTCTAAAAATCCACATCGTCAGGCTCTGGCCTTGATATTACTGCAAGATCTCATTAACTCAaaagacaaacttaaaaaacacaaaaagataaTTATGCATCTATGtaaaaccaaagaaaatgtACAGTCCTCCTTTTAAACAATTCAATAATGAAGTGACTCCATCAAACCTAAACAGAAACGTATACCCATCTCTACATGTCACCTGCCCATCACGTCTCCATCAGGCCATGTCGTCATGACAACACGTCCCTcatgtcaaattaaatacaattttcaaAGATACTGTATGAGTGTAATTATTTTCAGGTTAAAATGCGTAATATTTCTGATAGTTACAGACTAAACACTGCAGCACTCGCAGTctacacaccagcacacactgCTCTAACATGATCCTGTCCTGCACTCTGACCAATAACAACTGAAATgattagaaaataaagagatgaCAGTCAAATTTAACAAATACTAAACAGTTTTTTAGGCTACAAATgatcatataataatatttcaaaaGTGAAACAGGACTTGGTTAGAATATCTGCACATTTCCTTTCCAGTGTGACACACAAATCCCCTTCGTGTGTACGTTGATTTGTTTCTCATATACAAGGAGGCACACGAGGAGGGGGATGACGGTTTGGAAGAGTTTTGATGCCTTCGCGTTGTGTTGGATGATTTGAGCTGTTTTTCCTCGACTCGTCTGTCTCTGGTTCTGCGTGATGTGGGGTTGAATTTGAACTCAGCACTTGAGGAGTACAACAATAGCCATCAAAATGACTAACACAAGCGTACAGCAAAGTAGTGTTGATAGGAGGGGGTTAAGGTAAGTGGgtaagagggggaggaggagatgaacagTTTCTCTGGGAACAAAAGCACAAGGAGAAGGTTAAAGTGAGACAAGGAAGTCGGGACGAGAGGCACTAGAAGCCCCCTTACTGTTTATGGAACTGGCCGCGCTATTTCCTGCTGTTTTAAGACCATTCACCAATAATACCCTGTAATTCATCAGTCCAGTCATCCAGGCACACGCTCCTCTTCATTCTTCATCCACCCAGTTTTctgcatgtctctctctgtagtgGTCCTCTGTAAGTTGGGGGGTTTCAACAGGTTAACAGGTGGAGGTGGTCAATCGGAGGCTGAAGGAGGCCCAGCAGGCGCTCTCATTGCTCCTCTAACCAGGAGGGCTTGTCGGCCCCTGGGGGCCTCAACTTTATGTTGAACTGCTTCAGCGtttgctccagctgctgctggttgCCAGCGAAGTACGCGGAGATGGCGTTATGAAAGAGCAGGAGCTGCTTATGCATCACCttcacctgagagacagacaagaGAGTTTTGGaagttatatttgtgtgtgttgtaccaCAAAGAAAAGTTTAAGTTATCTTGgatgtattttctttactttgtgGGCTGATGATCCCAATGGAGGCCTAACCCCCTAACTCACCTTATTCTCCTCCAGGAACTTGAGTTTAATGATGACGTCTGAGCGGAGGCGTTCATACTTTTCCTTATGCACGTGGTACTGCTGCTGAGCAGCATCTATACGTGCCATGGCTACGGCGTCTCTCGGACCCAgactcagctcctccaggtccGACCGGTAGGCATCAAACTCCAGTCTGTTAAGAGAAGCAGAGAACACgttaaaacacagttttaagaaaaagaggaaacaaagatcCAGGATGAATAATGATTTTCATGATTAAGAAATAGCTTTCTGTTTGGTCCTTTTATAAAAATAGAATTCTTGATATATTTTGAGTTGTTATGCTTTATTCTCAATTTGCCTGACTGACATATTGAGCCTACTTGTGGGAGACAGAAACACGTCATTTTCATCCTTTAAGCTGATATAATCTCCACCTGTCTGATGTTGGGTGCTGAGCAGGTCATGTGCAGTAGGCTTTTAGAGCTTTTATgctaaaaactgttaaaaatgaCAGAGTAATGTAGAGTGAAGCTGTGAAGCTGTGGATCAGAGAACTAGCCTCATGACTTTGAGCAACGCCTTTGACTCtgtcacattgttttcacaggttaCAGGATAATATCAACCTGTGTTTCGTGTTTTGTCTAAATCTCTTTGCTCATCCTCTCCACTTGGCTCGTAACCGGCTGCATGTCCTTACCTGGCATTTTCATACATCTTGATAGTCATCAGGGTGTCGTCCATGGTCTTGTTGACAAGTGTGTTGATGCTCGACACGAAGAAGTTAACGGCACCGAGTAGAGTCTCCCCATTCTTACACAGCAACTTCTGAGTCTCTGCGTTGAAGCCAAACTCatcctgcaaagaaaaacacagctttAACACAAACAATAGAACACAAATGGTGCGAAAAGCTgtttaaataaaccaaatgttTACTGGATTCAATGAAAGTCAATACACCCTCctcgttttatttttaaagcctCTAAATATTAGGACagctgatataaaaaaaaaacgtgattAAATTTTGAAGCCTCACTCGTAGCTCTGGAGATTTCTGGCTGAGGTCAGCGAACGTGTCGCCCAGCGCGTGCTGCGTCTGCACCATGTTGTAGAAGTGGTTGGTCAGCGCTCGGGCCAATCGCAGCAAATTCTCATATTTCCTTTTAGTGTCTCTCAGCACCTCGATCTGGGCCTCGAGCTCCAGGTCCACAGTCCGGGATCCCCGACCGAAACGCTCCGAGATCATCTGCTTTGTGCACTGAACACAAGACACAGGAGCATCAGTCACACGAAGCGATTCATCCAGATGGtcctcacagacacagaaatataaatcaTCATGAAGCTCTGACCTTGTATGTGTTGTAACCCCACTTCTTCACTGTTTCTAGTTTTTCCACAGCCACACCGCGGGTCATTTCGTCTGCCGTCATcgacgagctgctgctgctgtggtgcatGTTGGGAcctgagaagagaagagatcaaaatgaaaaaacacaaagaacatgGTGAACATAATGAGACAAAGATTAACCccagaaaaagggaaataaaaagtgtttaagTTCCGTTCGGCTTTCAGTGAAGACAAAGAGTCTACATCTGCTTTCTTACAACCCACATCCATCACCACGATCTCGTTAACCACCATGAAGCATGCAGAATTAGTAGCAAGAATATGCAGAGAATTAAAGTGACAGGAAATACTGAGGGAAACAACcttgaaaatacaacaaactgcAGATTTCTTTTAAAGTCACTGCTAAATGACCTGGTTTATCAATACAGAGGCTTTTGGATGTTTCAACATGTAACTTCACACTTTCCTTCTCCAGTACCTTGGTATTCATGTGGCGGGCTGGCTAAATGGCAGATGACAGAACTGTTTGGGGGAACACTACCTCGCCTGGCCTTCATACGCAGGTCTGAGAGAGTAGATGGGTGGTTGTTGCAGGGGAGGGTTCGGATAAATCGGGGTGTGAATCAGGGGAGGGAGTgggatttacatttttgtttttcaaataatgGGAATTTTCAGGATTTCGGGTTCAAAACATGAAGCAATTAATCAAGTTGAACGAGCGAGCCAGAAATGGAAAGATAACGTAGGAGGAAGTTTgcggggaagaggagggaagatgCAGAAAAGAAGTAAGACAACAAAAGggtgaggaggacgaggaggaacgTGTGGGAGGGAATTGTGATAGAGAGGTGGAGGACAAAGATAGACAAGATGAAAAGACAACGTTTAGTGCATGACAATCAGTGAACAATGCAGACGAATGAGTAATGGTGAAGACGGGGGCAGTTTGAAATGCAGTGGTGTTAAACAGTGTGATGCTAAATAAACTGGATTAGTCTTCTAttgaataatatataaaaattataaatacatgGGAGGAGGCTTTTAAAATCCAAAAGTTTACTAAAGTTTTTGCAATAACATCTTACTTTTACTAGTtgatattcaaggtgataaaaaacaaacacattaatgaaGACGGTTTCTTCATTGCTACAGAGACGTTTGAGATattctgtgaaaaacaaaagttaagACCCTCTGAAGGACGAGCAAA
The Hippoglossus stenolepis isolate QCI-W04-F060 chromosome 15, HSTE1.2, whole genome shotgun sequence DNA segment above includes these coding regions:
- the arfip2b gene encoding arfaptin-2b isoform X2, translating into MTESIMSKAATMEIPINSNGDTGTLTEDDSLEQAANLQWSLDEKVGSSRGTRDLQQVMVSGPNLNETSIVSGGYGGTAEGIIPTSSIKGPAVHYNAEFNKRIPVTGLGPNMHHSSSSSSMTADEMTRGVAVEKLETVKKWGYNTYKCTKQMISERFGRGSRTVDLELEAQIEVLRDTKRKYENLLRLARALTNHFYNMVQTQHALGDTFADLSQKSPELRDEFGFNAETQKLLCKNGETLLGAVNFFVSSINTLVNKTMDDTLMTIKMYENARLEFDAYRSDLEELSLGPRDAVAMARIDAAQQQYHVHKEKYERLRSDVIIKLKFLEENKVKVMHKQLLLFHNAISAYFAGNQQQLEQTLKQFNIKLRPPGADKPSWLEEQ
- the arfip2b gene encoding arfaptin-2b isoform X3 — protein: MTESIMSKAATMEIPINSNGDTGTLTEDDSLEQDLQQVMVSGPNLNETSIVSGGYGGTAEGIIPTSSIKDLRMKARRGSVPPNSSVICHLASPPHEYQGPNMHHSSSSSSMTADEMTRGVAVEKLETVKKWGYNTYKCTKQMISERFGRGSRTVDLELEAQIEVLRDTKRKYENLLRLARALTNHFYNMVQTQHALGDTFADLSQKSPELRDEFGFNAETQKLLCKNGETLLGAVNFFVSSINTLVNKTMDDTLMTIKMYENARLEFDAYRSDLEELSLGPRDAVAMARIDAAQQQYHVHKEKYERLRSDVIIKLKFLEENKVKVMHKQLLLFHNAISAYFAGNQQQLEQTLKQFNIKLRPPGADKPSWLEEQ
- the arfip2b gene encoding arfaptin-2b isoform X4, with the translated sequence MTESIMSKAATMEIPINSNGDTGTLTEDDSLEQAANLQWSLDEKVGSSRGTRDLQQVMVSGPNLNETSIVSGGYGGTAEGIIPTSSIKGPNMHHSSSSSSMTADEMTRGVAVEKLETVKKWGYNTYKCTKQMISERFGRGSRTVDLELEAQIEVLRDTKRKYENLLRLARALTNHFYNMVQTQHALGDTFADLSQKSPELRDEFGFNAETQKLLCKNGETLLGAVNFFVSSINTLVNKTMDDTLMTIKMYENARLEFDAYRSDLEELSLGPRDAVAMARIDAAQQQYHVHKEKYERLRSDVIIKLKFLEENKVKVMHKQLLLFHNAISAYFAGNQQQLEQTLKQFNIKLRPPGADKPSWLEEQ
- the arfip2b gene encoding arfaptin-2b isoform X6, which translates into the protein MTESIMSKAATMEIPINSNGDTGTLTEDDSLEQDLQQVMVSGPNLNETSIVSGGYGGTAEGIIPTSSIKGPNMHHSSSSSSMTADEMTRGVAVEKLETVKKWGYNTYKCTKQMISERFGRGSRTVDLELEAQIEVLRDTKRKYENLLRLARALTNHFYNMVQTQHALGDTFADLSQKSPELRDEFGFNAETQKLLCKNGETLLGAVNFFVSSINTLVNKTMDDTLMTIKMYENARLEFDAYRSDLEELSLGPRDAVAMARIDAAQQQYHVHKEKYERLRSDVIIKLKFLEENKVKVMHKQLLLFHNAISAYFAGNQQQLEQTLKQFNIKLRPPGADKPSWLEEQ
- the arfip2b gene encoding arfaptin-2b isoform X5, whose amino-acid sequence is MTESIMSKAATMEIPINSNGDTGTLTEDDSLEQDLQQVMVSGPNLNETSIVSGGYGGTAEGIIPTSSIKGPAVHYNAEFNKRIPVTGLGPNMHHSSSSSSMTADEMTRGVAVEKLETVKKWGYNTYKCTKQMISERFGRGSRTVDLELEAQIEVLRDTKRKYENLLRLARALTNHFYNMVQTQHALGDTFADLSQKSPELRDEFGFNAETQKLLCKNGETLLGAVNFFVSSINTLVNKTMDDTLMTIKMYENARLEFDAYRSDLEELSLGPRDAVAMARIDAAQQQYHVHKEKYERLRSDVIIKLKFLEENKVKVMHKQLLLFHNAISAYFAGNQQQLEQTLKQFNIKLRPPGADKPSWLEEQ
- the arfip2b gene encoding arfaptin-2b isoform X7, with product MSRDLQQVMVSGPNLNETSIVSGGYGGTAEGIIPTSSIKGPNMHHSSSSSSMTADEMTRGVAVEKLETVKKWGYNTYKCTKQMISERFGRGSRTVDLELEAQIEVLRDTKRKYENLLRLARALTNHFYNMVQTQHALGDTFADLSQKSPELRDEFGFNAETQKLLCKNGETLLGAVNFFVSSINTLVNKTMDDTLMTIKMYENARLEFDAYRSDLEELSLGPRDAVAMARIDAAQQQYHVHKEKYERLRSDVIIKLKFLEENKVKVMHKQLLLFHNAISAYFAGNQQQLEQTLKQFNIKLRPPGADKPSWLEEQ
- the arfip2b gene encoding arfaptin-2b isoform X1, translated to MTESIMSKAATMEIPINSNGDTGTLTEDDSLEQAANLQWSLDEKVGSSRGTRDLQQVMVSGPNLNETSIVSGGYGGTAEGIIPTSSIKDLRMKARRGSVPPNSSVICHLASPPHEYQGPNMHHSSSSSSMTADEMTRGVAVEKLETVKKWGYNTYKCTKQMISERFGRGSRTVDLELEAQIEVLRDTKRKYENLLRLARALTNHFYNMVQTQHALGDTFADLSQKSPELRDEFGFNAETQKLLCKNGETLLGAVNFFVSSINTLVNKTMDDTLMTIKMYENARLEFDAYRSDLEELSLGPRDAVAMARIDAAQQQYHVHKEKYERLRSDVIIKLKFLEENKVKVMHKQLLLFHNAISAYFAGNQQQLEQTLKQFNIKLRPPGADKPSWLEEQ